The Gossypium hirsutum isolate 1008001.06 chromosome D07, Gossypium_hirsutum_v2.1, whole genome shotgun sequence genome includes the window cggAAAttgccgctaaagatcgagcattagcgacATTTTTTAGAAAACgtcgcaaaaaacctaagcctaaCGGCAGCGTCCTTTTTGGGCTTTAGCGgggtttttggaaaagcgccactaatgctcggggctttagcggcgttttttagaaagtgccgctaatgctctgggCTTTAGCGGCCTTTTTGGAAatacgccgctaatgctcggggctttagcggcgtttttgggaaagcgtcgctaatgctcggggctttagcggcgtttttagaaaagcatcgctaatgctcggggctttagcggcgtttttgggaaagcgccactaatgctcggggctttagcgacgtttttgggaaagcgctgctaatgctctgGGATTTAGCAGCGTGTTTATAAAAGTGCCgaaaaaacattttatcttaattggtttattatttatattaattcaattcaattcaattcaatttatttctaattgaatatttaaaatcttcagaaaaaataatgacacgtagaaataatttgaaataaaacacatggaaaaattaaaatactattatttaaaataattttaaagttttttgggtacatgattactgattgttttttaatttatatattaaaaaatttcttatataatcgtaaaagagatagtattaattttaaaatattgaattaattatcactatagtttagggtttttggtttagggtatatgattaatttaagatttaaggccagtttaggagttactattttaaggttaatttagggagtatatatggatttagggattatggtttaagtgtTGAGATTTAacgtttaggggttaggggttagacgttaggggttaagagttagggattgaGGATTTAGAGATTCAGGGGTCAGGttaaggttttgggtttagattaattattttttaatttatattttaaatatgttcttatataattgtaaaagagataataataaaattttttagggtttttaatttagggtatatgattaatttaagatttaaggccggtttaggaattactattttaaggtttagggggtatggatttagggattatggattagggattatggtttaagggttgggatttaaggtttgggGGTTAGGGGTTATAGGTTAGACtttaggggttaagagttaaagaattagggtttagggatttATGGGTTGGGTTAGGGTTAatgttttgggtttagattaaatagtttttttaatttatattttaaatatgttctaatataattgtaaatttacaattaattttaatatattaaaattatgattatagtttaaattatttaagagataatagataaactttatatatattaaatggtttaggatttaaggtttacttgatatttgttaaatgataaaattttatacaatcaattaatgcttttatatttaaaaatatttaatctaaaccatttgatatatttaaatattagagtttaaaaaaattgataaataaataaaaaaagtaacagattgacatggataggtaactatctattttggataggaccaaattataataaataaaaataaaatacaaaaactaaaatcattccacatcgaACATCATGGATAATTCTAATAAAATGAAGATTAGATCagaaaagaataatataaaatcatgattaacgtcTCAATCTTTAACAGAAATTTGATTTGTGAGAGATTGATTGCTTACAttagataattctaacttaataattaattacaaccatttaataatttgttttcttattaaaatatacgatatttattttgagagtacttggttttttttaataaaaatccagtttataaaaaatagttataaaaaatattttataaaatcacagAACTAATAAATATTTTAGCAGACAAAATAAAAGAAGTTTAGCAGAGTAAAACGACGTCGTATTgatcaaaatgaaataattttttgcgatattttttataaaaacgccacaaaaaatcaattttctttaaaaaaaatggcGCCATTTTATCCCTAAATCTAATTTTCCCCCTAAAAATGATCACCTTAGCACACTATTACTCCCTCAGTTCTGCTCGAAACCCTAAAGCAATGCCTCCCAAAGCAGCTAAATGCAAGGTCCCTCCTTCCTTTCTCAATTTCCTCTGATCCAAACAAGAAACAACGAACTCGccttcaaccttcttcttcaaACTAGGTCCCCCTTTCTCTCTTGCTCTCTCTTTGCTTTTTTGCctgctttttttttgttttttcttagaAAAAATTGTTTGCGTTTATTTGCATTTTTCACTTTCTCTTCTGCATTTCAGTTATGTTTTCTGTTCGTTTACTCAGAAAATGATACCACTTTTTTCAACGAGGCAAGTGGGTGTTCCAGATCCATCATCGAAGCTGAAAATACATATTTCCAGGATTTTAGGCAGTTTTTCTTGGTTGTTTTATGGGCTTAAATCGAAGCCGTTTAAGATCTTCTACTCCGTTTCACTCCAAGCCTTTGTTTCGTAGACATCTTCAATCCATGAAGTAAGTTCCTTTTTCCAAATCTctatccttttttcttttttcctgatTTTTGAGGCACTTATTGTTTGATTATTTGTTGATTATGGGATCTGGGTACTCGGATCTATATAGCAAAGTCAAAAAGCTTTTTTAAAGGGCCATTTTATGCTCTTAGATAAGCAAATGAAGCATTAGCAAATTTTGagtttatttatgtctttaaGCCCAAAGTTTTTCATAGACCAGTTTCTACCTATTCGTTAAACCTATTCGTTGCTACCTTTAGAACTAATAGAATGTATcatgttatttttgttttctttatttttctcttaaaCAAAATTGGGTTGACTGTACCTCTTTCAATCTTTCATCGAGAAATACGAAAACCAGAAAGCAAGAGCTGAAGGCTTCAGTGCCAGACCTTGCTTCTCGTGCCTGGGACTCATGCCAGTTTATTATTTTATGCCATTTTTCAGGTAAATGAAGTCTTTCACCTAcagaataaaataatgaaattataaattaatacataataaacttatattttgatttatgaaaaaattataattaaatttcaatctGGATAGATTTTACTTTGTAGTGATTAGTATTGTACATGTTGCCGGCGAACGGTACATGTTATTATTCTATCTATACTAACTTTGGAAATTTGGGATATATTGGAATCTGCCTTATCTTTGTTTTGTTGTATATTTTTCAACCATATACCTATCAGGCTGACATGTTttaagtgaaattatatataGCTCAAGTGTCATTATCTATTCGGGTTTCTAAAATAGCGGCTCTTGATAAGCTATGGGGTTAATTAGTTGTTTTTCTAATACAATTTCTTGTGCAGAAAGTATTTGGCATCGTTTGAAGCAAATGGGGTTTCAGTCACTGTGCATGAATGCAGTTTGCTAAAAAGCTTTTCCACTTCATTGACAATAGCAAAACTGTATGTAGTTATATGTCCCTGTGTGTACTTCCAGTTCCAGAAAATCCGCGATTCTTtttctagttttagggaaataTAGCTATTTGTACACGACCAAGATACCAATCAGTTCCATAAACTCTGCATTCTGCTGCCCTTGTCCACCATGGATATTTGTTGACAGGTGACCTGTAATGGAACCATGAACTTTCTATAAAGCATTTTCATAATTGCTCGACTTTTCTGTGTCACTTGCAATGCAAACTAAAGGTCTACATTATCATCACTGATGGTACTTACCTCTGGAAAATTCTTCTGTTCACAGATCATGAAGAACAATATTTCCCATGGGGACATAGAAGAAGTTTAATCAATTTGCAATATGCACAAACAATAATCGAATATCAAAAAATTCGAACATAGAAGAAGTTTAATCAATTTGCTTGCAAAAACTCTTCAAGGTCTATCTCTTTTCATCttcttaattaattgttaatcTTCCCAATGGTCGCCTACCAAAGAAAACGACGTTTTGCCAATCAAACTAGGTATGTGTTTTCttggttttttatatatattcttttctttTGACAAAGAACTTgatgtttaattaaatttgactAAGGACTTGGAGTTGAACTAATTTGATtcttggttttttattttattttgttttattggcaagaaagaaaatattttatttatcaaataatctaAAAGATTTTGAATTCATGATTATTGGTTTTGTGAGCATATTAGACAAGacaaaatttatgtttaatgcATGATTATTGAACTTGTTTCATTTGCTATCCTGTTTGCAATAGGAGGAACGGAGGTATCAACTATTTGCAGTTGTGAAACATTCCGGATTCAGACCTACTTCTGGACACTATGTTTGCTACATTCGATCCTCTCCTAATATGTGGCATAAGATGAATGATTCAAGGGTAAGCGTTGATGAATTTGTTCACATTTTAATGTGCATTCTGGTTTTTACTAAGGATAGTTACTAACATATCCAATTTCTGAACTGGATACAATGTGTTTCTTGTTGAAAGTTTCTTGCTTATGAAGGATACCTTACAGAGGGTTCTGTTTCTCCACTGCTTTAAATATTTTGCTTGTTCTTCAAGCATTTGGATCTGATAATTTCACTGATATTGCAAATTTCCATcctaagtttgaaatttaagtgtCAACTTGTAATATACTCGGTAACATTTTGATGGTACTTAGAATAATAGTGCATAATGGTCATGTTTTGTCTTTTGTAGGTTACTTGTCTTGAAGAAGAAGCTGTGCTGTCCCAGGAAGCCTACATTTTGCTCTATGCTAAACAAGGTATACCTTGGTTTTCAACTGCAATAAAAGTGCAAAAGCCTTGTGCAGACCCTGGAATTTCTGATTCTTCACCAAAGTCTGTTCTAAATGACATAGACTTTGCCTCCAATCTTGAGGTGGAAAAGAGTGCCAATTGTAGTGCCAATGAAACTAAAGATGTTGCTGATAGAGCTTCAACTCAATTCTCTTGTGATGTGTTCAACTAGTCAGTCTGTttctcatatgtattatttattttagttttgattctaaatttttatttttactttaatatttacaacaacttgagttctaacttttggattttaattgtgttattaatttattattttaaattttaaaactaaattcattaatttttatatttagttttaaagttaaaattttcatagaaaatttaatttaaataatatttttttatttatccttaaaagtatatttaaagttcaaattaaaaaaataaaacataatataatatttatcataaaaataaatattatttgattaaaataattttttaaagtttatgttTTTAGCGACATTTTTGCGAGAAGCGTTGCTAAAGgtttgttctatagcggcgtttgtgataaaaagcgctgctaaaggtcatttttttagcggcgtttgtggtaaaagcgctgctaaaggtcatgacctttagcggcgtttgtgataaaagcgccgctaaaggccatgatCTTTAACGGCGTTGTCTATAGCGGcactttttgcggcgctttctaagggcctaaaaaaacgctgctaaaagtctattttgctATAGTGAATTTGCTTAAGGATTTATAATTAGGACTTAATTTAAAAGGGTTAAATAGAAATTATACCTAGAATATATATATGGTGGGCTATTGAAGTAtgttatattataaaacattagtaattaaaattataaaatgaaaatttatttaaatagaaCACATGTGATAATGGGAATAGTtggcaaaaacaaaaaaaatatttccatcttttcttcctGCAAACCGAACCAATAGGGAAAGAAGAGAGGAATGTTCGGCTTTAAGAGTGTAACATcaaaaaattttttgtttttggaaaTGTTAAAACATGTCAAGGGAGTAATGTTcggttttgaaaatatttttttatatgagaAACTGCCATGGTTTCACCCATTGTGTCgtcttattataaaaatattattagttTCATCATGAAATTATTGCGGAggcaattttaacaaaaaaataattgataTGATGGTTTCACCCATTGTATCATCTTGTAATTTGCTTAAGGATTTATAAATAGAACTTAATTAAAGGGGTTAAAGAATAATTATACCTAGAATATATATACAATTGGTTATTGAAGTATGTATgctatattataaaacattagtaattaaaattataaaataaaaatttaattaaatagaaCATAAGTGATAATGGGAATAGGAGGCAAAAACAAAATCATTTCCATCTTTTCTTCGTACAATCCGAACCAAGGGAGAAAGAAGAGAGGAACGTTGGGCTTTAAGGGAGTAACGTCACAAAAGCTTTTGTTTTTGGAATTGTTAAAACATGTCAAGGGTGTAACGTTTggctttgaaaatattttttttatatgggAAATTGCCGCCTAATGCGACAGTTACACCCATTGTGTCATCTTGTAATTTGCTTAAGAATTTATAATTAGAACTGAATTTTAAGGGGTTAAATAGTAATTATACCTAGAATATTTATGGCCGGTTATTGAAGTATGTATGTTATATTGTAAAACACTAgtaatgaaaattataaaatgaaaatttaattaaatagaaCATAAGTGATAATGGGAATAGTagtaaaaaacaaaaacatttccaTCTTTTCTTCGTGCAAACCAAACCAAGCGAGAAATAAGAGAGGAACGTTTGGCTTTCAGGGTGTAAcgcaataatttttatttttttgcaaatgTTAAAACATGTCAAAGGTGTAACGTTTGgctttgaaaatatatttttatatgagaAACTGCCACTTGATTTGACGGTTTCTCCCATTGTGTCGTcctattataaaattattattattattattttcatgaaCTTGCTACGGAggcaattttaacaaaaaaaattgatacaACGGTTTCACCCATTGTGTCAtcttgttataaaatattatttttatcataaaacTGCTGTAAACCCATTGTCTCATCTTGTGATTTGATTAAGGATTTATATCTAGAACTTAATTTAAAGGGGTTAAATAGTAATTATACCAAGAATATATGGCCTGTTATTGAAGAAAGTATGTatgttatattaaaaaacattattaatttaaattataaaatgaaaatttaattaaatagaaCATAAGTAGTAATGGGAATACATCgcaaaaacaaaaacatttccaTCTTTTCTTCGTGCAAACCAAACCAAAGGAGAAATAAGAGAGGAACGTTTGGCTTTAAGGGTGTAACTCccccaaaatttttgtttttggaaatGTTAAAACTTGTCAAGGGTGTAATGTTTgactttgaaaatatttttttatatgagaAACTGCCACCTGATACGATGATGTCACCTATTCTGTCgtcttattataaaaatattattatttttatcatgatATTATTTTGGAgacaattttaacaaaaaaaaaactaatacgATAGTTTCACCCGTTGTGTCAtcttgttataaaatattattatttttatcatgaaattttGTAAACCCATTGTGCCATCTTGTAATTTGCTTAAGGATttataattagattttaattgaaAGGGGCTAAATAGTAATTATACCTAGAATATATATGGCGGATTATTGAAGTAAGtatgtatgttatattataaaatgttagtaattaaaattataaaatgaaattttaattaaatagaacATAAGTGATAATGGGAATAGATGTCAAAAGCAAAAACATTTCCATCTTTTTTTTGTGTAAACCGAATAAAAGGAGAAAGAAGAGACGAACATTCGGCTTtaagggtgtaacaccccaaaagtTTTTGTTCTTGTAATTGTTAAAACTTGTTAAGGGTGTAACATTCgggtttgaaaatatttttttatatgagaATCTACCACTTCATACGATGGTTACACCCACTGTGTCgtcttattataaaaatattattctttttatcATGAAATTGTTGCGGaggaaattttaataaaaaaaatttgatacaACGATTTCACCCATTGTATcatcttattataaaatattgttatttttatcatGGAACTACTGTAAACCCATTGCGTCATCTTATAATTTACTTAAGGATTTAAAATTAGAACTTAAGTTAAAAGGGGTTAAATAGTCATTCTACCTAGAATATATATATGGCTGATTGCTGAAGTAAGTATGTATgctatattataaaacattagtaataaaattataatatgaaaatttaattaaatagaaCATAAGTAATAATGGGAATAGGTggcaaaaacaaaaacatttccaTCTTTTCTTGGTGCAAACAAAACCAAGTGAGAAATAAGAGAGGAACGTTGGGCTTTAAGGGTGTAACGCCGCAAAAATTCTTGTTTTAGGAAATGTTAAAACATGTCAAAGGTGTAATGTTCagctttgaaaatattttttttataagagaAACTGCCACCTAATTCGACGGTTTCACCCATTGCGTCgtcttattataaaaatattattattattatcatgaaattgtTGTGGaggaaattttaacaaaaaaaattgatacGACGGTTTCACCCATTGTGTCATCTTGTAATTTACTTAAGGATTTATATCTATAACTTAATTTAAAGGGGTTAAATAGTAATTATACCTAGAATATATATACGATCAGTTATTGAAGTATGTATgctatattataaaacattagcaattaaaattataaattgaaaatttatttaaatagaaGATAAGTGATAATGGGAATAGCTTGTAAAGACAAAAACATTTCCATCTTTTCTTCGTGCAAACCGAACCaagggagaaagaagagagaaacgTTGGGCTTTAAGGGTGTAACGCCGCAAAAATTTTTGTTTCTGGAATTGTTAAAACTTGTCAAGGGTGTAACGTTCggctttgaaaatatttttttttatatgggAAACTGTTTCCTGATGCGATAGTTACACCCATTGTGTCATCTTGTAATTTTGCTTAAGAATTTATAATTAGAACTTAATTTTAAGGGGTTAAATAGTAATTATACCTAGAATTTTTATGGCCGTTTATTGAAGCATGTATGTTATATTACAACATTAgtaatgaaaattataaaatgaaaatttaattaaatagaaCATAAGTGATAATGGGAGTAGCTGGCAAAAACAAAACCATTTTCGTCTTTTCTTTGTGCAAACCGAACCAAGGGAGAAAGAAGAGACGAATGTTCGGCTTTAAgggtgtaatgccccaaaatttttgtttttggaaatGTTAAAACATGTCAATGGTGTAACCTTAAgctttgtaaattttttataggAGAAACAGTTGCCTAATTCGACGGTTTCACCTATTGTGTCgtcttaatataaaaaattattattattattatcatgaaattgtTGCGGAggtaattttaacaaaaaaacctTATACGACGGTTTCACCCATTGTGTCATcttgttataaaatattttcatttttatcatgAAAGTGTATTAAACTCATTGTGTCATCTTGTAATTTGCTTAAGGATGTATAATTAGAACTTAATTTAAAggggttaaattttaattataccaagaatatatatatatatatatatatggcaggCTATTGAAGAGTAAGtatgtatgttatattataaaccattagtaattaaaatgataaaatgaaattttaattaaatagaacATAAGTGATGGGAAGAGGTGGCAAAAAAAATACATTTCCATCTTTTCTTCGAGCAGCTAGGGGCGAAGCTAGAACAattgttataattttaatttttttataaaaaaccattagtaattaaaatgataaaaaaatttaattttttatagtctatatctttataatttttaaaggattaaatcaaaattttataattttatgggGGCCAAAGggaaattttacctttactaatttaaaatttttaaaaaaattagagggCCTAAATGgtgatttttcattttaggggggtcggGGCCCATGTCAGCCCCCCTAGAATCGCCTCTGCGGGTAGCGAACCAAgggtgtaatgccccaaaattttttgtttttggaacTGTTAAAACATGTTAAGGTGTAATGTTTAgcattgaaaatatttttttatatgagaAACTGTCACGATTTCACCCATTGTGTTgtcttattataaaaatattattatttttatcatgatATTGTCGCGGAggcaattttaacaaaaaaaaaaaacactgatATGATGGTTTCACCCATTGTGTCAACTTgttctaaaatattattttttatcatgaAACTGTTGTAAATCCATTGTGTCATCTTGTAATTTGCTTAAGGATGTACAATTAGAACATAATTTAAAGGGGTTAAATAGTAATtataccaaaaatatatatatggtctGTTATTGAAGTAAGTATGTATGGTTATTATAAAacattagtaattaaaattataaaatgaaaatttgggaaTAGGTGGCAAAAACCAAAACATTTCCACCTTTTCTTTGTGCAAACCGAACCAAGGGACAAAGAAGAGAGGAACATTTAGCTTTAAgagtgtaacgccctaaaaatttttgtttttggaaatGTTAAAACATGTAAAGGGTGTAATGTTtggctttaaaaatattttttttatatgagaAACTACCACATGATACGACGGTTTCACCCATTATGTCgtcttattataaaaatattatttttatcatgaaattgtTGCGGAggcaattttaacaaaaaaaactaaTACGACAATTTCACCCGTTGTGTCAGCttgttataaattattatttttatcatgaaaCTACTGTAAACCCGTTGTGTCATCTTGTAATTTGCTTAAGAATTAATATCTAGAACTTAATTTAAAGGGGTTAAATAGTAATTATACCTAGAATATATATGGCCATGAAGTAAGtatgtatgttatattataaaacattagtaattaaaattataaaataaaaatttaattaaatagaaCATAAGTGAGAATGGGAATAGTTggcaaaaacaaaaacatttccaTATTTTCTTCGGGCAAATCAAATCAAGGGACAAAGAAGAGAGGAACGTTCGACTTTAtaggtgtaacgccccaaaaaattttgttttcgaaATGTTAAAACATGTTAAGGGTGTAATGTTCgtctttgaaaatatttttttatatgagaAATTGTCACCTTTTGTGTCgtcttattataaaaatattattccttttataatgaaattattgtaacagcccgattttaggcctagtcggaacagtggttttgggactacaaatttgacgaggaaagttttattttttattatatttttatggtctacaatttcacggaataatttcgtaaaaatttctttcaaaaatttcgacgtttgggcactcaatttagccaaaaagactaaattgtaaaaagtgcaaaagttgagttctacatgttagaagtgtccaattgttatgaaattttaaattggaggtgcttaaatggtaattagacaattGGTTAACTTgctggacaaaaatggacaagacataagtgaaataggatatttttaagttgggggcattttggtcatttagtaattaaaagaattaaaaaggccaaaatagccaaaactttgtccatcttctccatgatgaACGAAAATAGCAAGGGGAAGCCATgattagggttttcaagcttccaagctccatggtaagtgattccaagccccatttttaacgttctttacgtttttgaagtcccggtagcttaatttagcttattctagcaataacttaacctagggtttatatttggaaaaatacccataggtgaaaatgtgtttattttgatgttttatggtagaatatgaagcttaaaattatgttaaatcttctgctagccgattttaagtgaaaacgagtaaattgacataattggtaaaaatacctaatgttcataagtaagtgttagagtgagaatttgatgttgccatagaagggaaaatgtttagcatgtcataaaacataagaaaaaggaataaattttaattttcgagcttaggggtaaaatcgtaattttgtaaaactttaggggcaaaaatataatttttccaaaatgtgatttttggactggattgaataatgtgagtgttaaataagttaaatgtgttattataagtcaagaaagacaaggaattgattttaattagtgaaaaagaaaaaaaaatgagaaaaagtgagaaatttcccgattgaatATTCGGGATAAAAAGGGATACAAAcaaagtgacagaaatgatcacatgtgtggcatggattgtgtgtaggccactatgtgaaagtgaaagtgatggtcacgtgtgtagtactatgtgcaggctactacgtgtaccaggatgataggtcgcatgtgtagtactatgtgcaggctactacgtgtattggatagtgatggtcacatgtgtagtacaatgtgaaggctactatgtgaaccgatatcattaattataaggtggttgatatgtgctgatcccaccgaatatcattgattacaaagggtggttgttgtgtgctgaatccaccgtgtatctgttattattccgaagtgttcattgggaaattgactaagtgaaaatacatgagatcatgtaatgattaagtgtgattgaa containing:
- the LOC107954733 gene encoding ubiquitin carboxyl-terminal hydrolase 20; its protein translation is MWHKMNDSRVTCLEEEAVLSQEAYILLYAKQGIPWFSTAIKVQKPCADPGISDSSPKSVLNDIDFASNLEVEKSANCSANETKDVADRASTQFSCDVFN